Proteins encoded in a region of the Deefgea piscis genome:
- a CDS encoding TetR/AcrR family transcriptional regulator, protein MSIFSKLSFKDQAFKLRENAILDATTAILGTKGYDLMTMDDVANAVGISKPSLYKHFKSKEDLVGEALIRLIDGAIDFLAQLNNELSAIDKLIALLEWALRVRLEGGMPFLPSTSAHVRDMLMRNLKYVTRVLKLNGQLEKLVLAAQKKGDLNPELPSDVILFSYYSRTCDPAVEYLQKFSKMDNEAIVTYILQVALGGLRPSVAA, encoded by the coding sequence ATGAGTATCTTTAGCAAATTAAGCTTCAAAGACCAAGCCTTCAAATTGCGTGAGAACGCGATTTTAGATGCGACGACGGCGATTCTCGGCACCAAAGGCTACGATCTAATGACGATGGATGACGTTGCCAATGCGGTCGGTATTTCTAAACCGAGCTTATATAAGCATTTCAAATCCAAAGAAGATTTAGTCGGCGAGGCTTTGATTCGTTTGATTGATGGGGCGATCGATTTTTTAGCGCAATTGAATAATGAATTAAGTGCGATCGATAAACTCATTGCTTTGCTGGAATGGGCGTTGCGCGTGCGTCTAGAGGGGGGGATGCCATTTTTGCCGTCTACCAGCGCGCATGTGCGTGATATGTTAATGCGCAATTTAAAGTATGTAACTCGGGTGTTGAAGCTCAATGGGCAGCTTGAAAAGCTGGTGCTGGCAGCGCAAAAAAAAGGGGATTTGAATCCAGAGTTGCCAAGTGATGTAATTTTATTTAGTTATTACTCACGCACGTGTGATCCGGCAGTCGAGTATTTGCAAAAATTTAGCAAAATGGATAACGAAGCCATCGTGACGTATATATTGCAAGTGGCTTTAGGTGGGCTACGCCCTTCAGTGGCGGCGTAA
- a CDS encoding NAD(P)/FAD-dependent oxidoreductase translates to MNLTRQRIAVIGSGISGLASAYFLSRSHDVVLFEAGRYLGGHTNTVDITVEGQTHPVDTGFLVFNQATYPNLIALFAELGVNTYATDMSFGVSLDEGALEWAGTNLNTVFAQRRRLLSPSFIGMLRDILRFNAAANENLAASLHSKATLGELLKSGNYGDTFRDAYLLPMAAAIWSSSPNDILEFPASTFLRFCLNHALLQVNDRPQWQTVQGGAREYVRKIAATLSDIRLQTPVLRVERLADGVMVHTDMGAEQFDAVVFATHAPDTLAMLSDASAAETALLSAVRYQANTAVLHTDPQQLPKLKKVWSAWNYLGGADVDGQRPVCVSYLLNQLQNLPVATPVVVTLNPFTPPAPETVLAQFEYQHPVFDHAAIAAQAQLHTIQGQNRTWFAGAWTGYGFHEDGLKSALRVVADFDLAPAWTTLP, encoded by the coding sequence ATGAATTTAACTCGGCAACGCATCGCAGTGATTGGCTCAGGCATCTCTGGCTTGGCCAGCGCCTATTTTTTAAGCCGCAGCCACGATGTGGTGCTATTTGAGGCTGGGCGCTATTTGGGTGGCCACACCAATACGGTCGACATCACTGTTGAAGGACAAACTCACCCTGTTGATACTGGATTTTTGGTATTTAACCAAGCGACGTATCCGAATCTAATCGCTTTGTTTGCTGAGCTGGGGGTCAATACCTACGCCACCGACATGTCGTTTGGCGTATCACTTGATGAAGGCGCACTGGAATGGGCGGGAACGAATCTAAACACCGTCTTTGCGCAACGCCGCCGGCTGCTCTCACCATCGTTCATCGGCATGCTGCGCGATATTTTGCGCTTTAATGCGGCAGCGAATGAAAACCTCGCCGCCAGCCTACACAGCAAAGCCACCTTAGGTGAACTGCTAAAAAGCGGCAATTACGGCGATACTTTCCGCGATGCGTATTTATTACCGATGGCCGCGGCCATTTGGTCAAGCTCACCCAATGATATTTTAGAATTCCCCGCCTCGACCTTTTTGCGCTTTTGCCTTAATCACGCGCTACTCCAAGTCAACGATCGGCCGCAATGGCAAACCGTCCAAGGTGGTGCACGAGAATATGTGCGCAAAATCGCCGCCACTTTGAGCGACATCCGCCTGCAAACGCCGGTATTGCGCGTCGAGCGCCTCGCCGACGGCGTGATGGTGCACACCGACATGGGCGCAGAACAATTTGACGCGGTGGTGTTTGCTACACACGCCCCCGATACGCTCGCCATGTTAAGTGACGCTAGCGCCGCCGAAACGGCACTCCTGTCGGCGGTACGTTACCAAGCCAATACCGCTGTCTTGCACACTGACCCACAGCAATTACCCAAACTTAAAAAAGTCTGGTCGGCGTGGAATTACCTTGGCGGCGCCGATGTTGATGGGCAACGCCCCGTCTGCGTCAGCTATTTACTCAATCAATTGCAAAATCTGCCTGTTGCAACACCGGTGGTGGTCACCCTCAATCCTTTCACACCGCCAGCGCCGGAAACAGTATTGGCGCAGTTTGAATATCAACATCCAGTATTTGATCACGCGGCGATTGCCGCGCAAGCGCAGTTACACACCATTCAAGGGCAAAATCGCACTTGGTTTGCTGGCGCATGGACTGGCTATGGTTTTCATGAAGACGGCTTGAAATCGGCCCTGCGTGTGGTCGCTGATTTTGACCTCGCCCCAGCTTGGACCACCTTGCCATGA
- the rnr gene encoding ribonuclease R: MKKTVPMDKFQNEKSPAKKPVRAKKLKGLRAQDPYLARERERYENPLPSREFILQVLEQHGAPMSAFDLAKQLDILLVEEVAFERRLQAMGREGQLLINRAGALCLPEKVDLIPGKVQGHPDGFGFLIPDDGSDDLFLGPKEMDKVLHGDRVLARKIGVDRRGRPEGAIAEVLEHVNLRLVGRLHCERGVFFVTAEDKRISRDIQIEPSGCGTAQVGQVVMIEMLTQPSRYTQPVARVTEVLGNYDDPGMEIEIALRKHNLPHVFSAEAEALARKMPKKVRKLDWKPENGVERVDLRDMPLVTIDGETAKDFDDAVYAEKSGKGWRLVVAIADVSHYVRPDDALDLTAIERGNSIYFPRRVIPMLPEQISNGLCSLNPDVERLCMVCDMKVSAKGAIKGYQFYPAVMLSKARFTYTKVWDILQNPAGEVAQQYTQQVPHLQTLYALFQAFAKARAERGAIDFETTETEMRFDDKGKISEIVPVLRNDAHKLIEECMLAANVCAADILLKKEHPALYRVHEGPTPEKLKNLREYLKTVGLSLGGDEDPTASDYAKLLNSFKDRLDAPLLQTMLLRSLSQAVYSPDNEGHFGLSYEAYAHFTSPIRRYPDLLVHRSIKAILAGKKYKPAMKWEALGVQCSMTERRADEASRDVQNWLKCYFMQDKVGEEFEGSVSAVTGFGMFVLLDKVYVEGLVHVSELGTDYFHYDEKRRELKGEHSGKVYRLTDRVKVRVARVDLETSKIDFVLVLDAAERERQSKPTAPRSSRTRGGEKTPARTGTRSVLRQPAAVKPEGQPKSGAAPAATSKPSARRRRRR, from the coding sequence ATGAAAAAAACGGTTCCGATGGATAAATTTCAAAATGAGAAATCCCCAGCGAAGAAACCTGTGCGAGCCAAAAAACTAAAAGGTTTGCGAGCACAAGATCCTTATTTGGCACGTGAACGCGAGCGCTATGAAAATCCTTTGCCTTCTCGCGAATTTATTTTGCAAGTGTTAGAGCAGCATGGTGCGCCGATGTCGGCGTTTGATTTAGCTAAGCAATTAGATATTTTATTGGTTGAAGAGGTCGCATTTGAGCGACGTCTACAGGCAATGGGCCGTGAAGGCCAGTTACTGATTAATCGGGCCGGCGCTTTATGTCTGCCAGAAAAAGTTGATTTAATTCCCGGGAAAGTACAGGGCCATCCGGATGGTTTTGGCTTTTTGATTCCGGATGACGGCAGCGATGATTTATTTCTTGGCCCTAAAGAAATGGACAAAGTGCTGCACGGCGATCGCGTACTGGCGCGCAAGATTGGCGTTGATCGGCGTGGTCGTCCTGAAGGGGCGATTGCTGAAGTGCTCGAGCACGTTAATTTGCGTTTGGTCGGCCGCTTGCATTGCGAGCGTGGTGTGTTCTTTGTGACGGCGGAAGACAAGCGAATTAGTCGTGATATTCAAATCGAACCATCAGGGTGTGGTACTGCGCAAGTGGGGCAGGTCGTGATGATTGAGATGCTGACTCAGCCATCGCGTTATACCCAGCCTGTGGCACGCGTGACCGAAGTGCTTGGTAATTATGATGACCCGGGTATGGAAATTGAAATTGCCCTGCGTAAACATAATTTGCCGCATGTGTTTTCGGCGGAAGCAGAAGCGTTAGCGCGCAAAATGCCCAAAAAAGTGCGCAAACTGGATTGGAAGCCAGAAAACGGGGTTGAGCGGGTTGATTTGCGCGATATGCCGTTGGTGACCATCGACGGTGAAACGGCCAAAGACTTTGACGATGCGGTGTATGCCGAGAAAAGCGGCAAAGGCTGGCGTTTGGTGGTGGCCATTGCTGACGTGAGTCATTACGTTCGTCCGGATGATGCTTTGGATTTGACCGCGATTGAGCGCGGCAATTCGATTTACTTTCCGCGCCGCGTGATTCCGATGTTGCCCGAGCAAATTTCAAACGGTCTTTGTTCGCTCAATCCCGATGTCGAGCGCCTGTGTATGGTGTGCGATATGAAAGTGAGCGCCAAGGGGGCGATTAAAGGCTATCAATTTTACCCCGCGGTGATGCTCTCTAAGGCGCGGTTTACCTATACCAAGGTATGGGATATCTTGCAAAACCCCGCAGGTGAAGTCGCGCAGCAATATACCCAGCAAGTGCCGCATTTGCAAACACTGTACGCGCTGTTTCAAGCGTTTGCCAAAGCCCGTGCTGAGCGCGGCGCGATTGACTTTGAAACGACAGAAACTGAAATGCGTTTTGATGATAAAGGCAAAATCAGCGAAATCGTGCCTGTGCTGCGTAATGATGCGCATAAATTGATCGAAGAGTGCATGTTGGCTGCCAATGTCTGCGCTGCCGATATTTTGCTGAAAAAAGAGCATCCCGCTTTATACCGTGTGCACGAAGGTCCAACACCAGAGAAGCTTAAAAATCTGCGTGAATATTTAAAAACAGTGGGCTTGAGCTTGGGGGGTGACGAAGATCCAACCGCCAGCGACTACGCCAAATTACTCAATTCATTCAAAGACCGTTTGGATGCGCCGCTTTTGCAAACGATGCTGTTACGTAGTTTGTCTCAGGCGGTGTATAGCCCAGATAACGAAGGTCATTTTGGATTAAGTTATGAGGCTTACGCGCATTTTACTTCGCCAATTCGCCGTTATCCGGATTTGTTGGTGCATCGCTCGATTAAGGCGATTTTGGCTGGCAAGAAATATAAGCCAGCAATGAAGTGGGAAGCTTTGGGGGTGCAGTGCTCTATGACTGAGCGCCGTGCTGATGAGGCGAGCCGAGACGTACAAAACTGGCTCAAATGCTACTTTATGCAAGATAAAGTGGGCGAAGAGTTTGAAGGCTCAGTATCGGCGGTAACCGGTTTTGGGATGTTTGTTTTGCTCGATAAGGTGTATGTCGAGGGCTTGGTGCATGTGTCTGAGCTAGGTACAGATTACTTTCATTATGATGAAAAGCGCCGCGAGTTAAAGGGTGAGCATAGCGGTAAGGTGTATCGCTTAACCGATCGCGTTAAGGTGCGTGTGGCTCGGGTTGATTTGGAAACCAGCAAAATTGATTTTGTGCTGGTGCTGGATGCTGCCGAGCGAGAGCGCCAATCTAAACCGACTGCGCCAAGATCGAGTCGTACGCGTGGTGGAGAAAAAACCCCAGCACGCACGGGTACGCGTTCTGTATTGCGCCAGCCGGCAGCGGTGAAGCCGGAAGGTCAGCCTAAGTCGGGGGCCGCGCCTGCAGCAACGAGTAAACCCTCGGCACGTCGTCGGCGTCGCCGCTAA
- a CDS encoding DUF1365 domain-containing protein has product MNAPAQIIRGQVMHQRLRPAQNRFVYPVFCLRLNLARLGDINVSGFGLNRWRPVAIYTQDYGPKDGSNLEQWMRNVLLQYGIEANGEIWLHTFPRVFGFVFNPVSFWYCYDRDGGLRAVLAEVNNTFGETHQYLIAANDDQCIEADTRLECIKMMHVSPFCEVQGHYQFGFRDTAQTAWVGIDYFDTDGLLIKTAVGGKREALNRQTLWRALLAQPLLTLGVFARIHWQAFHLWRKRVPFFSKPAPPTIELTSSIHPTPHKVVAQHSELTS; this is encoded by the coding sequence ATGAACGCCCCTGCGCAAATCATTCGCGGCCAAGTGATGCACCAGCGTTTACGCCCAGCCCAAAACCGCTTTGTGTATCCAGTATTTTGCCTGCGGCTCAATTTAGCGCGCTTGGGCGATATTAACGTAAGTGGTTTTGGCCTAAATCGCTGGCGGCCCGTGGCAATTTACACCCAAGATTACGGCCCGAAAGACGGCAGCAATCTTGAGCAATGGATGCGCAATGTGTTGCTGCAATACGGCATCGAAGCCAATGGCGAAATTTGGCTACACACTTTTCCACGCGTTTTTGGTTTTGTATTTAATCCGGTGAGTTTTTGGTATTGCTACGACCGCGATGGCGGCTTACGTGCGGTGCTCGCTGAAGTCAACAACACTTTTGGCGAAACACACCAGTATTTAATTGCAGCCAATGATGATCAATGCATAGAAGCCGATACCCGTCTTGAATGCATCAAGATGATGCACGTATCACCGTTTTGCGAAGTGCAAGGCCACTATCAATTTGGCTTTCGCGATACAGCGCAAACCGCCTGGGTGGGCATTGATTATTTTGATACTGACGGCCTACTAATTAAAACCGCCGTCGGCGGCAAACGAGAGGCGCTCAATCGGCAAACACTGTGGCGTGCCCTACTCGCGCAGCCCTTGTTGACGCTAGGCGTGTTCGCGCGAATTCATTGGCAAGCGTTTCACTTATGGCGCAAACGGGTGCCGTTTTTTAGCAAACCCGCCCCGCCGACTATTGAATTGACCTCTTCAATCCACCCAACACCACACAAGGTCGTCGCACAACATTCGGAGCTGACATCATGA
- a CDS encoding protein YgfX has translation MLPIDLQINPVSFWRRGFLLLIFLLAIAACLVLQAAWALLLALFLFGIFPFYWTHTETIAVVRACSEGEFRLFDHQGGEISARLLPSSVVTQALIVLHFEDEDQHKINLVLWPDSAPSESLRQWRVWLRWVWSERSL, from the coding sequence ATGTTACCAATTGATTTGCAAATAAACCCCGTGTCATTTTGGCGGCGGGGTTTTTTATTATTGATTTTTCTGTTGGCGATTGCGGCATGTTTAGTGCTTCAGGCTGCTTGGGCGCTGCTTTTGGCTTTGTTTTTGTTTGGTATTTTTCCTTTTTACTGGACTCATACCGAAACGATTGCGGTGGTTCGTGCGTGCTCTGAGGGGGAATTTCGGCTATTTGATCATCAAGGTGGCGAAATTTCTGCGCGTTTATTGCCAAGTAGTGTGGTCACGCAGGCCTTGATTGTTTTGCATTTTGAAGATGAAGACCAGCATAAGATTAATTTGGTCTTATGGCCAGATAGTGCCCCCAGCGAATCGTTGCGACAATGGCGGGTTTGGCTGCGCTGGGTGTGGTCAGAGCGGTCGTTATAG
- a CDS encoding GNAT family N-acetyltransferase, translating to MISRKIRLMHPDDFNAILALQSDCYPTEFIETAQTLQQKQQLAPHSSWVITLNEQISGYLFCHPWFGEKLPALNSPLNHLPETTDRFYIHDLAISPGARGNKLAEQLIQHAITWAIHANFSQVMLVAVLGADHFWRKHQFKPLPTPLPAAYGEDAICMLRQL from the coding sequence ATGATTAGCCGAAAAATTCGACTCATGCATCCCGATGACTTTAATGCCATCCTCGCATTGCAATCGGACTGCTACCCCACAGAATTCATTGAAACTGCGCAGACACTACAACAAAAGCAGCAGCTTGCTCCTCATTCCTCATGGGTGATTACCCTCAATGAGCAAATCAGCGGCTATTTATTCTGCCACCCTTGGTTCGGCGAAAAACTGCCGGCACTGAACAGCCCGCTAAACCATCTGCCTGAAACCACTGATCGATTTTATATTCACGACCTCGCTATTTCACCCGGCGCTCGTGGCAACAAATTAGCCGAGCAACTGATACAGCACGCCATAACATGGGCAATCCACGCTAATTTTTCACAAGTGATGCTGGTTGCGGTATTGGGCGCAGATCATTTTTGGCGAAAACACCAATTCAAACCGCTACCCACACCATTACCAGCCGCCTATGGCGAAGACGCCATCTGCATGCTGCGCCAACTATAA
- a CDS encoding chalcone isomerase family protein: MFINRIALSALFAMACIAIPAQAAIWREHIPQAQAIGSGDLRWFGLRIYTAKLWSEKKPFDLNAPFALELTYHRNISREQFVETSLDEIKRLFGTRYSADTLKRWEGEMQRAFTDVKAGDQLIGVFIPNEGVRFYSGSKLLTDIRNPEFAKAFFAIWFDARSKDKDLRAQLLGNSP; the protein is encoded by the coding sequence ATGTTCATCAACCGTATTGCCCTATCCGCTTTATTTGCTATGGCCTGCATCGCAATACCTGCACAAGCAGCCATATGGCGCGAGCATATTCCGCAAGCGCAAGCCATCGGCAGTGGTGATTTACGCTGGTTTGGCTTGCGGATTTATACCGCCAAATTATGGAGCGAAAAAAAGCCATTTGATCTCAACGCCCCCTTTGCCTTGGAGCTGACGTATCACCGCAATATCAGTCGCGAGCAATTTGTTGAAACCAGCTTGGACGAAATTAAGCGGCTATTTGGTACGCGCTACAGCGCCGACACGCTCAAGCGCTGGGAAGGCGAAATGCAGCGCGCATTTACGGATGTCAAAGCCGGTGATCAGTTGATTGGCGTATTTATCCCCAATGAAGGGGTTCGCTTTTATAGCGGGAGTAAATTACTCACCGACATTCGCAACCCCGAGTTTGCCAAAGCTTTTTTTGCCATTTGGTTTGACGCGCGCAGCAAAGACAAAGATTTGCGCGCGCAATTATTAGGCAATTCACCATGA
- a CDS encoding DUF3833 domain-containing protein, whose amino-acid sequence MKKSIIAALCGLLTACASPDVAQYQKAEPKLDLVHYFVGKTDAWGMFQKRSGEVVKRFHVEITGKHHNGKLVLDEQFKYDDGTTQQRIWTLSKAADGSWRGTADDVKGEAVGKIAGNALNWRYTMFLPVDGKTYEVQFDDWMFLIDDKAMINRASMQKFGFELGQVTLFFKKRD is encoded by the coding sequence ATGAAAAAATCCATCATCGCCGCCTTGTGTGGCTTACTGACCGCCTGCGCGTCGCCGGATGTGGCGCAATATCAAAAGGCCGAACCCAAACTCGATTTAGTGCATTACTTTGTCGGCAAAACCGACGCTTGGGGCATGTTTCAAAAACGCAGCGGCGAGGTAGTGAAGCGTTTTCATGTCGAAATCACCGGCAAGCACCATAACGGCAAGCTGGTACTCGACGAGCAATTCAAATACGACGATGGCACCACGCAGCAGCGGATTTGGACACTAAGCAAAGCCGCCGATGGTTCTTGGCGCGGCACTGCGGACGATGTGAAAGGTGAAGCGGTTGGCAAAATTGCCGGCAACGCGCTCAATTGGCGCTACACGATGTTTTTACCGGTGGATGGCAAAACCTATGAAGTGCAGTTTGATGATTGGATGTTCCTTATTGACGACAAAGCCATGATCAATCGCGCCAGTATGCAAAAATTTGGCTTTGAGCTCGGCCAAGTGACGCTGTTTTTCAAGAAAAGAGACTAG
- a CDS encoding SAM-dependent methyltransferase: MNQSQVIQSIAQNAPTAAKLFLNLLGRLQHGHLQLITPEGTHLMFGNLHQPPSATLQVNDWRACSRILRAGDIGFAESYEAGWIDSPDLTAVLNLALRNETVLDKMVFGGKLATLWYRIKHWLRPNTREGSRRNIHAHYDIGNDFYQRWLDPSWTYSSAIFHGDYAQSLHSAQIAKYQRIIDVLGLRAGSRVLEIGCGWGGFAEHAAKLGIQVHGVTISPAQLAIAQERIAAQDLGDLAQLEICDYRDLQGEYDAIVSIEMFEAVGERFWPEYFKTVAARLKSGGKALIQTITINESAFERYRSSTDFIQQYIFPGGMLPSPERFNQKASQAGLSTLDQYHFGRDYAETLRRWRADWETEKAAISAQGFDEKFMKIWRLYFAYCEAGFDGGKTDVVQFLLKKD, encoded by the coding sequence ATGAATCAAAGCCAAGTTATCCAAAGCATTGCGCAAAATGCCCCCACTGCCGCCAAATTATTTTTGAATCTGCTCGGCCGTTTGCAGCATGGACATTTGCAATTGATTACGCCTGAAGGCACGCATCTGATGTTTGGCAACTTGCATCAACCGCCGTCGGCCACCTTGCAAGTGAATGACTGGCGCGCGTGCAGCCGCATCTTGCGGGCTGGCGACATTGGCTTTGCCGAGAGCTACGAAGCGGGCTGGATTGATAGCCCTGACTTGACTGCGGTGCTCAATTTGGCGCTACGCAATGAAACCGTGCTCGATAAAATGGTATTTGGCGGCAAGCTGGCAACATTGTGGTACCGCATCAAGCATTGGCTACGCCCCAATACTCGCGAAGGTAGCCGCCGCAATATTCATGCGCACTACGATATTGGCAATGATTTTTACCAACGCTGGCTCGATCCAAGCTGGACGTACTCCAGTGCGATTTTTCACGGCGATTACGCGCAATCACTACACAGCGCGCAAATCGCCAAATACCAACGCATTATCGACGTGCTCGGTCTGCGCGCCGGCAGCCGCGTACTGGAAATCGGCTGTGGCTGGGGCGGTTTTGCCGAACATGCGGCAAAACTTGGTATTCAAGTGCACGGCGTCACCATTTCACCAGCGCAACTGGCCATCGCCCAAGAACGGATCGCAGCGCAAGATTTGGGCGATCTCGCGCAACTGGAAATCTGTGACTACCGCGATTTGCAAGGCGAATACGACGCGATTGTATCGATTGAAATGTTTGAAGCCGTCGGCGAGCGATTCTGGCCGGAATACTTCAAAACCGTCGCCGCACGCCTGAAATCGGGCGGTAAAGCCTTAATCCAAACCATCACGATTAACGAATCGGCGTTTGAGCGCTATCGCAGCAGCACCGACTTTATTCAGCAATATATTTTCCCCGGCGGCATGTTACCTAGCCCTGAGCGTTTTAATCAAAAAGCCAGCCAAGCTGGCCTGTCCACCCTTGATCAATATCACTTTGGCCGCGACTACGCCGAAACCTTGCGTCGCTGGCGCGCCGACTGGGAAACTGAAAAAGCCGCCATCAGCGCGCAAGGCTTTGATGAAAAATTTATGAAAATTTGGCGTCTGTATTTTGCTTACTGCGAGGCGGGATTTGACGGTGGCAAAACCGATGTAGTGCAATTTTTGCTGAAAAAAGATTAA
- a CDS encoding SIMPL domain-containing protein (The SIMPL domain is named for its presence in mouse protein SIMPL (signalling molecule that associates with mouse pelle-like kinase). Bacterial member BP26, from Brucella, was shown to assemble into a channel-like structure, while YggE from E. coli has been associated with resistance to oxidative stress.), producing MMHKLGLMCALLAGSVWAAEVPQRNLVNFEAVASREVSNDLATATLFVELSDANPARLAEKVNLALSGALKTLKQYPAVQSAGTTYATYPIYGNKSNKQEGWRSRGELQLTSKDFSALSQLIGDLQASSGLQLAGVRYSVSDAAKSKVEELLIEEGIAAFKRRAALIQRSMSAKDWQLVNMNINTGYRPEPRVMMMKSAPMMDAAVSAAPAPIESGESHVQVNVNGSIQLGD from the coding sequence ATGATGCATAAATTGGGTTTGATGTGTGCTTTGTTGGCGGGTTCGGTTTGGGCGGCAGAGGTGCCGCAACGGAATCTGGTTAATTTTGAGGCGGTAGCCAGTCGTGAAGTGAGTAATGATTTGGCGACGGCCACTTTATTTGTTGAGCTAAGTGATGCCAATCCTGCGCGACTAGCGGAAAAAGTGAATTTGGCTTTGTCGGGTGCGTTGAAAACATTAAAGCAATATCCTGCGGTGCAATCGGCGGGGACGACGTATGCGACTTACCCGATTTATGGCAATAAAAGTAATAAGCAAGAAGGTTGGCGCAGTCGAGGCGAGTTGCAATTAACGTCGAAAGATTTTTCGGCTTTATCGCAATTGATTGGTGATTTGCAAGCCTCGTCTGGATTGCAATTGGCTGGGGTGCGCTATAGCGTATCTGATGCTGCCAAAAGCAAGGTCGAGGAGTTGCTGATCGAAGAAGGTATTGCCGCATTTAAGCGCCGAGCGGCACTGATTCAGCGCAGTATGTCGGCCAAGGATTGGCAGCTGGTGAATATGAATATTAATACCGGCTATCGTCCTGAGCCTCGTGTCATGATGATGAAGAGTGCGCCGATGATGGATGCGGCGGTGTCTGCCGCGCCAGCGCCGATCGAAAGTGGCGAGAGCCATGTGCAGGTGAATGTGAATGGCAGTATTCAACTGGGTGATTGA
- a CDS encoding MFS transporter, whose amino-acid sequence MKAISPLAYASYGLLGLPLAMAALPVYVQIPAYYSGQLGLALGLTGWVLFLARLVDTFQDPLLGRWIDRLNGNVSTWFWGSAALLALAFLGLWLPPVPTGNTMYLALWLAAMLIAAYTAHSMLNIAYLTWGARIDAGATPSDQGLLGAAAWREGAGLLGVILASVIPSWIMSRPAAALNSNLSYYSIAFAAVLLLAVWVLLKFAPTWQRAKDTATAASWRATWALMKAHQGFRQLLPPYFLNAISVAIPSTLALFFINDRLQAPSYAGAFLASYFIAAAIGLPLWVMAAKKIGVLCAWRWGMVLAIVAFCSAATLGAGDIIAYLIVCIAAGLALGADLALPPVLLAKLIRHDHSPASYFGVWTLLGKLALALSGLALPALAALDYQPGSPAGPALAWVYAGVPCAFKLAAFLLLTRIKTEPAGVSS is encoded by the coding sequence ATGAAAGCCATCAGCCCATTGGCCTACGCCAGCTACGGTCTACTGGGCCTGCCATTGGCGATGGCAGCCTTGCCGGTGTATGTGCAAATCCCAGCTTATTACAGTGGGCAATTGGGTTTGGCGCTGGGATTGACCGGCTGGGTGTTATTTTTGGCGCGTTTAGTCGACACCTTTCAAGATCCGCTGCTTGGGCGTTGGATTGACCGACTCAATGGCAATGTCAGTACGTGGTTTTGGGGTAGTGCCGCGCTGTTAGCTTTGGCATTTTTAGGTTTATGGCTACCGCCTGTCCCCACTGGCAATACGATGTATCTGGCGCTATGGCTTGCTGCCATGCTGATTGCTGCCTATACCGCGCACAGCATGCTCAATATCGCTTATTTAACTTGGGGCGCACGCATAGATGCCGGCGCAACCCCTAGCGATCAAGGATTATTAGGCGCGGCAGCATGGCGCGAAGGCGCTGGCTTGTTGGGCGTGATTTTAGCCAGCGTGATTCCAAGCTGGATCATGAGCCGCCCCGCCGCCGCACTGAACAGCAATTTAAGCTATTACAGCATCGCCTTTGCCGCTGTTTTGCTACTGGCCGTATGGGTGCTACTCAAATTCGCCCCCACATGGCAACGCGCCAAAGACACTGCAACAGCAGCAAGTTGGCGAGCCACTTGGGCTTTGATGAAAGCGCATCAAGGTTTTCGCCAACTGTTGCCACCCTACTTTTTAAATGCGATTTCAGTGGCAATTCCATCCACGTTGGCGCTGTTTTTCATCAACGACAGGCTACAAGCGCCCAGCTACGCGGGCGCATTTTTAGCCAGCTACTTTATCGCCGCCGCGATCGGCTTGCCGCTGTGGGTGATGGCCGCCAAAAAAATCGGCGTTTTATGCGCTTGGCGCTGGGGCATGGTGTTGGCGATTGTGGCATTTTGCTCCGCGGCCACATTGGGCGCGGGTGACATCATCGCCTATCTCATCGTCTGCATCGCCGCAGGACTAGCGCTAGGCGCTGATTTGGCTTTGCCACCGGTGCTGCTGGCCAAGCTGATCCGCCACGACCACTCACCCGCCAGTTATTTCGGCGTTTGGACTTTACTCGGCAAATTAGCGCTGGCGCTGTCTGGACTGGCCCTTCCGGCACTCGCAGCGCTTGACTATCAACCGGGCAGCCCAGCTGGGCCGGCATTGGCTTGGGTTTACGCTGGCGTGCCTTGTGCATTCAAATTGGCTGCGTTTTTGTTGCTCACTCGTATCAAAACCGAACCCGCAGGAGTTTCATCATGA